The DNA window GCTTTGGGCTTGAATTCAGCATTTTGCAACGGGGAGTTTACACAGAGCAGTTAAATGGGGATGTCAATTTTATTTGGAAATCTCCTGATGGTCAGGGGGTGAAGGCCAATCACCTTTATTTTGGCTACGGCCCAGGAAAATTTTTATCATCTGATCAGGAGTATGTAGAGAATCGACTGATTCCGATCATTGAAAAGTTAGAGGAAGTAAACGAGCACTGTGATCATTTGTTGTTGCCTGCCGGCGGGGATCAGGTGCTTGTTTGCGAGCATTTTCCCGAGACGGTCGCTGAGTTAAATCGTATCGATCCAAAGCGGGAATACGTGTTATCCGATTACGAGACGTTTATGAAGGAGGCTTGGGCGGGCGAGCCGTTTCCAAATGTGATTGAGGGAGAATTGCTCGCATCGCAACGATCACGCATCCACCATACGATTCGTTCGCAACGGTACGATATCAAGCGGAAAAATGCGATCATTGAACATAAGCTTTTACATGTGCTTGAACCACTTGCGGTGATTGGGCAAGCGTTAGGGTTGCCGTATCCGAAAAGATGGCTCGATCACATGTGGAAGCAGTTGTTTGACGTTCACGCCCATGACAGCATTGGCGGCTGCAACTCGGATGAAACGAATCGAGATATTGTTCACCGCCTTGAGAAATTAGAACGAATGGCAGACGGTCTTGTGAATCTATTGAAAAAACGAATCACTTATGCGATTGGCCGCCAGACGGGGAACGAAAATATTTACGTTGCTTTTAACCTGTTGCCACGTCCGTTTTCCGGACTGATTGATGGTGTGATATTTACAAAGGACCCGCACTTCCAACTGGTGACAGACGATGGAAAAGGCGTTCCAGCGGAAATCGTTGAGCAACACTATTTGCCAGGTGGAAAACAAATTGTGGTGACCGCAGAGGGAGAAAAAGAGATCGACGTACAAGGATATTATCGAACGGTTGTGCGTCTGCAAGTTGACCATGTGCCAGCGATGGGCTATTGCACATACCAAGTGATTGAGGGAACGGAAGGCTGTGAAAAACGAATCCTAGATCAAGAGAAGCGGATTGAAAACGAATATTTGGCATTGTCCTATGAACAAGGGACATTGCAGTTGCACCATCAACCATCTGGTGAGACGGTGACGAATTTTATCCGTTTTGAAAATACGGGGGATGCGGGGGATTCATACGACTACTCTCCTCTTGAAGGAGATAAACCGATTTATCTGGAAAAAGCGGAGCTTCTCTCCGTTGAAAAGGGGCCTTTGACAGAAAAAATGGTCGTTCGGCACATTAGAGTGATCCCTTCCTGTTTATCAGAGCGGGAGAAAGGGGAGTGTTCAAGTAAACTGGAAATCATCACCTCTTTCGAATTGAGAAAGGGGGAAGAACTCATCCGTGTTTGTCATCAGCTAGAGAATCAGGCGGAAGATCATCGACTTCGCGTGTTGTTAACCCCTCCGATAGCCGACGTCAGGACATCATTTGCGGATCAAGCATTCAGTTTAGTAGAGCGACCTGTTGAGAGCAGGTATTTAGCCGATTGGCGCGAGAAACGATTTGCTGAAGCTCCTGTTCCGATTTATCCACTTGAGAATGCGGCTGGGCTTTACGATGACCGCTTCGTTTTTGCGGCGTTGACCAAAGGGATAAAAGAGTATGAAGTGCTGACGGAAACAAACGAGCTGGCGCTCACGTTATTCCGCAGTGTCGGTGTGCTTGGCAAAGATGATTTGCTTTGGCGTCCGGGCCGTGCCTCGGGCATTAATAACAAAGTCGTGTATACGCCTGATGCGCAAATGAAAAAGAAAATGGATTTTGAATATGCGATATATATGGCCAACGAGACGCTGAATTCAGCAAAGATTTTTGCGCATATTGACCTATATCGCGGGCATTTTGCCTCTTATCAAAGACAGCAGCTCAATACATTTGAAGAGCGGCTGGAACGGTTCGAGATCCCGTACCCGATCGAGCAAGCACCGGAATCGTTTTCTTTGCTGGAAGTGGATCGGGAAGATGTATTTATGAGTGTGTGCAAACAGGCACACGATGATTCGTCCATTATCGTTCGTTTCTTTAACCCGACATCCGAAAGAAAGACCGTGATGTTAAAAAGCAACCATATAAAAGAAATCGAAGAAACCAATTTAGCTGAAGAGAAAATTCGGACGATGGAAGGGCCGTTTGTTGTCGATGCAAAAGGGTATATGACATTGAAGTTGAAGGGGACGAACATGTCATGAGGAAACAAACTATATTGCCACAACTGGAGGAAAAGCTGAAAACCATATATGGCGAGCAATACAATGACGAGTATTTGATGGCTTTTCAAGCGCTCATTGAGCGATGGGAGAAAAAACAATGGCCAACCAGTGCCCCCCTTTCCGAGGAAAACGTATATTTGATCACGTATGGAGACAGTATTTTCGAAGACGGAACGCCAACGCTACAAACATTGCATACATTTTTAAAGACACAAGTCGGGGACTGGATTACAGATGTCCATTTACTCCCTATGTTTCCGTATACGTCGGATGATGGTTTTTCCGTGGTGGATTACCGCCGCATTCATCCACGGCTTGGCGATTGGAAGCACATTAAACAATTGGCGGAAGACTACAGATTGATGTTTGATTTTGTGGCCAATCACATTTCGAAGTCAAGCGATTGGTTTCAAAAGTATTTGCAAGGGGATCCAACCTATGAACAGTATTTTATTCAGAGGGATCCATCATTTGATACAAGTCAAGTCATACGCCCGCGTACCACACCGCTGTTTCACGACTATCAAGGAACTGACAATACAAAGACGGTGTGGACGACGTTTAGCGAAGACCAAATTGATCTCAATTATCGCCATTTTCCTGTTTTGCTTGAGATGACTGAGATTTTGCTGGAATATGCATATAAACACGGGACAAGCATTCGCTTAGATGCGATCGGTTTTATATGGAAGGAATCAGGGACGACTTGCATGCATTTACCGCAGGCTCATGCCATCATTCAGTTGTGGCGTCTGCTTCTCGATTATTTCAAACCGAATACGCAAATCATTACCGAGACAAACGTGCCGCATCATGAAAACATTAGCTACTTTGGAGATGGGACAAACGAAGCCCATATGGTGTATCAGTTCGCCTTTCCTCCGCTTGTGTTATACACGTTTACCGTTCATTGTGCGACAAAATTAACGGAGTGGGCGAAGACGATTGAAAAAATATCTGATCGAGCGACGTACTTTAATTTCTTGGCAAGCCATGACGGCATTGGAATGCGTCCCGTTGAGGGGATTTTAAGTGAACAAGAGAAGGAGATGCTTGTTCAAAAAGTGTTGAAAAACGGGGGACGAGTCTCCTACAAAGCAAACACGGACGGGAGTCAGTCGGTGTACGAGTTAAATATTACGTACTTTGATGCATTAATCAATAAGGATGTGGATGTGACCGAACAGCAACAAATTCAAAAAATGTTGGCTGCGCATTCTATTTTATTCTCGATGATGGGGGTTCCGGCTCTGTATTATCACTCGCTGCTCGGTTCTCGCAACGATTACCGCGGGCTTGCCGAGTCAGGCATTAACCGTCGGATCAACCGCGAAAAACTTCCGTATGCACGAATTGTCGATGAATTGGCCAACGATGAGCGCCGAAACGCCATCTTTAACGGGTTGAAACAAATGGTCGAGATTCGCCGCCAACAATCAGCGTTTTCTCCATACGCGCCGCAAACCGTTCTTGAATTGGATGATCGTGTATTTGGGTTAAAACGGGAGAATGAAAAGACGAAGGAAGTCGTGTATTGTGTCGTCAATGTGACCCCTGATGATGTCACCA is part of the Geobacillus sp. 46C-IIa genome and encodes:
- a CDS encoding glycoside hydrolase family 38 C-terminal domain-containing protein; protein product: MKNKRVHVVPHSHWDREWYFSIEDSNILLVENIDHLLNVLERDETYSAYVFDGQSSIVEEYLNIRPENQERVKKLIEQRRLFIGPWYTQTDSLLVHKESMIRNLLYGTKIAQSMGHSMEIGYLPDIFGQNGYLPSIFRGFGLEFSILQRGVYTEQLNGDVNFIWKSPDGQGVKANHLYFGYGPGKFLSSDQEYVENRLIPIIEKLEEVNEHCDHLLLPAGGDQVLVCEHFPETVAELNRIDPKREYVLSDYETFMKEAWAGEPFPNVIEGELLASQRSRIHHTIRSQRYDIKRKNAIIEHKLLHVLEPLAVIGQALGLPYPKRWLDHMWKQLFDVHAHDSIGGCNSDETNRDIVHRLEKLERMADGLVNLLKKRITYAIGRQTGNENIYVAFNLLPRPFSGLIDGVIFTKDPHFQLVTDDGKGVPAEIVEQHYLPGGKQIVVTAEGEKEIDVQGYYRTVVRLQVDHVPAMGYCTYQVIEGTEGCEKRILDQEKRIENEYLALSYEQGTLQLHHQPSGETVTNFIRFENTGDAGDSYDYSPLEGDKPIYLEKAELLSVEKGPLTEKMVVRHIRVIPSCLSEREKGECSSKLEIITSFELRKGEELIRVCHQLENQAEDHRLRVLLTPPIADVRTSFADQAFSLVERPVESRYLADWREKRFAEAPVPIYPLENAAGLYDDRFVFAALTKGIKEYEVLTETNELALTLFRSVGVLGKDDLLWRPGRASGINNKVVYTPDAQMKKKMDFEYAIYMANETLNSAKIFAHIDLYRGHFASYQRQQLNTFEERLERFEIPYPIEQAPESFSLLEVDREDVFMSVCKQAHDDSSIIVRFFNPTSERKTVMLKSNHIKEIEETNLAEEKIRTMEGPFVVDAKGYMTLKLKGTNMS
- a CDS encoding alpha-amylase family glycosyl hydrolase, which produces MRKQTILPQLEEKLKTIYGEQYNDEYLMAFQALIERWEKKQWPTSAPLSEENVYLITYGDSIFEDGTPTLQTLHTFLKTQVGDWITDVHLLPMFPYTSDDGFSVVDYRRIHPRLGDWKHIKQLAEDYRLMFDFVANHISKSSDWFQKYLQGDPTYEQYFIQRDPSFDTSQVIRPRTTPLFHDYQGTDNTKTVWTTFSEDQIDLNYRHFPVLLEMTEILLEYAYKHGTSIRLDAIGFIWKESGTTCMHLPQAHAIIQLWRLLLDYFKPNTQIITETNVPHHENISYFGDGTNEAHMVYQFAFPPLVLYTFTVHCATKLTEWAKTIEKISDRATYFNFLASHDGIGMRPVEGILSEQEKEMLVQKVLKNGGRVSYKANTDGSQSVYELNITYFDALINKDVDVTEQQQIQKMLAAHSILFSMMGVPALYYHSLLGSRNDYRGLAESGINRRINREKLPYARIVDELANDERRNAIFNGLKQMVEIRRQQSAFSPYAPQTVLELDDRVFGLKRENEKTKEVVYCVVNVTPDDVTIETNISGEDLFTGKKVHKSLALSPYQYVWVKADR